In Gemmatimonadaceae bacterium, a single window of DNA contains:
- a CDS encoding PadR family transcriptional regulator translates to MPPSAELLAGNLDLVILKAISLGDVHGYGVLLRIEQISGGAINVQQGALYPALYRLERQGLISAKWGTSSNNRKARFYRLTALGQRRFKQELDGWQRLVDAIGRSLSATPQSV, encoded by the coding sequence ATGCCCCCGTCCGCCGAACTGCTCGCTGGAAACCTCGACCTGGTCATCCTCAAGGCCATCTCCCTCGGCGACGTCCACGGCTATGGCGTGCTGCTGCGCATCGAACAGATCTCCGGCGGCGCGATCAATGTGCAGCAGGGCGCGCTCTACCCCGCCCTCTACCGGCTGGAGCGCCAGGGCTTGATCAGCGCCAAGTGGGGCACGTCGTCGAACAACCGCAAGGCGCGCTTCTATCGCCTGACGGCCCTGGGCCAGCGGCGATTCAAGCAGGAACTCGACGGCTGGCAGCGGCTGGTGGACGCCATCGGGCGGTCGTTGAGCGCCACGCCGCAGTCGGTCTGA
- a CDS encoding nuclear transport factor 2 family protein, translated as MKAPAAIRSVARFALIAVGVGAAIACGDARRASFDLAATCAAIDSANAVFTRAHVRGDVPTIDAMFTRDAQSFPPGAPPTVGPEALHQLTVDYLAAGIHAFTESQTSCYGGEDLVVDQGNYEVVYGSDSTVERGKYLNVWAREDGAFKIRANIWNSSAP; from the coding sequence ATGAAGGCCCCAGCAGCCATCCGTTCTGTCGCCAGGTTCGCGCTCATCGCAGTTGGCGTCGGCGCGGCGATTGCCTGCGGAGACGCACGCCGCGCTTCCTTTGACCTCGCGGCCACCTGCGCCGCAATCGACAGCGCCAACGCGGTGTTCACCCGCGCGCACGTGCGAGGCGATGTCCCGACCATCGACGCGATGTTCACGCGCGACGCGCAGTCGTTCCCACCGGGCGCGCCGCCAACTGTGGGGCCGGAGGCGTTGCACCAGCTTACGGTGGACTACCTCGCCGCTGGCATCCACGCATTCACGGAGTCGCAGACCAGCTGCTACGGCGGCGAGGATCTAGTGGTGGACCAGGGCAACTACGAGGTGGTCTACGGCTCCGACAGCACGGTCGAGCGCGGCAAGTACCTGAACGTCTGGGCCCGCGAGGACGGCGCGTTCAAGATCCGCGCGAACATCTGGAACAGCAGCGCGCCCTAA
- a CDS encoding serine/threonine protein kinase produces MARSPVGPIDPLFLDVQEALAGQYSLDRELGRGGMGVVYLAREVHLDRLVAIKLLPPERSAVPGLRERFLREARLAAKLSHPNIIPIHAVGEAADFVYFVMAFVDGVTLAERVRTRGPLPATEGARVWREAAWALAYAHAQGLVHRDVKPDNILLENATGRVLVADFGIAAAFDDAPDEGIVGTPEFMSPEQAMGESLDARSDLYGLGATAFFAFSGRFPFEGTTPTEVLAKQVTEPAPPLTSLGVGVPRRLSALVDRCLQKERQQRPESAQALAEQLGVALEHRREVPAALRAFVKRTGRLDGGGTLVGAFLVAPIAVVVSAALGSVAGFGTLALAGIVTPTAYLVMQARRLLRQGFAHQDLRPAFESEAERAREELAATGRSKPPGVFERLLPTTARVAGGVFAVGVASWILAPMLLGPRLGFAWINAVGVTPILAAGTAMLAKLTEFAMAGGRRDVDTEFWANRWTGRFGRFLFAVARRTLGKETPLSAVTHRATELSLGMAAEQLYESLPKPARQDLAELPAILKRLQEDAQALRLRHDELADALTAAGEAAAGEEYTDVREARDELHAKLGEAIGALEAIRLKLLRLHAGSLSVQHLTTHLGIAEDVSEQVERLIAAHREVDRALAFPRMPTPTPV; encoded by the coding sequence ATGGCGCGCAGCCCTGTCGGCCCCATCGACCCGCTGTTCCTCGACGTCCAGGAAGCGCTGGCCGGCCAGTACTCGCTCGACCGCGAGCTCGGCCGCGGCGGAATGGGTGTGGTATACCTCGCCCGCGAGGTACACCTCGATCGCTTGGTGGCCATCAAGCTGCTGCCGCCCGAGCGCAGCGCCGTGCCCGGCCTGCGCGAGCGCTTCCTGCGCGAGGCGCGGCTCGCCGCCAAGCTGTCGCACCCGAACATCATCCCCATCCACGCGGTTGGCGAGGCGGCGGACTTCGTCTACTTCGTGATGGCGTTTGTGGACGGCGTGACGCTGGCCGAGCGCGTCCGCACGCGCGGGCCGCTGCCGGCGACGGAAGGCGCGCGCGTCTGGCGCGAAGCCGCCTGGGCGCTGGCCTATGCGCACGCGCAGGGGCTCGTGCATCGCGATGTGAAGCCGGACAACATCCTGCTGGAGAATGCCACGGGCCGCGTGCTGGTCGCGGACTTCGGTATCGCGGCCGCGTTTGATGATGCACCCGACGAAGGCATCGTCGGCACGCCGGAGTTCATGAGCCCCGAACAGGCGATGGGCGAGTCGCTTGACGCGCGCAGCGATCTCTACGGACTCGGCGCCACGGCCTTCTTCGCGTTCTCCGGTCGGTTCCCGTTTGAGGGGACGACGCCTACCGAGGTGTTGGCGAAGCAGGTGACCGAGCCCGCGCCGCCGTTGACCTCACTCGGGGTCGGCGTGCCGCGTAGGCTCTCGGCCTTGGTGGACCGCTGCCTGCAGAAGGAGCGGCAGCAGCGACCCGAGAGCGCGCAGGCCTTGGCTGAGCAGCTCGGCGTGGCGCTGGAGCACCGGCGGGAGGTGCCGGCGGCCCTGCGCGCCTTCGTGAAGCGCACCGGGCGACTGGACGGTGGCGGCACGCTGGTGGGCGCCTTCCTGGTCGCGCCGATTGCGGTGGTGGTGTCGGCCGCCCTCGGTTCGGTCGCCGGCTTCGGGACGCTCGCGCTGGCCGGCATCGTCACGCCGACGGCCTACCTCGTGATGCAGGCGCGGCGATTGCTGCGACAGGGCTTCGCGCACCAGGACCTGCGGCCGGCCTTCGAGTCGGAGGCCGAGCGGGCACGGGAAGAGTTGGCCGCCACGGGCAGGTCAAAGCCACCGGGCGTCTTCGAGCGCTTGCTCCCAACGACTGCGCGCGTGGCCGGAGGCGTGTTCGCGGTTGGTGTTGCCAGTTGGATCCTCGCGCCGATGCTGCTCGGTCCGCGCCTGGGCTTCGCGTGGATCAACGCCGTGGGCGTGACGCCGATCCTCGCCGCGGGTACCGCGATGCTGGCCAAGCTGACCGAATTTGCGATGGCGGGCGGCCGACGAGACGTGGACACGGAGTTCTGGGCGAATCGCTGGACGGGGCGCTTTGGGCGTTTCCTGTTCGCCGTTGCGCGTCGTACGCTGGGCAAGGAGACGCCGCTCTCCGCCGTCACGCACCGTGCCACGGAGCTCTCGTTGGGGATGGCCGCCGAGCAGTTGTACGAGTCGCTGCCGAAGCCTGCACGGCAGGACCTGGCCGAGTTGCCCGCGATCCTCAAGCGCCTCCAGGAGGACGCCCAGGCCCTGCGGCTGCGCCACGACGAACTCGCGGACGCGCTCACGGCGGCCGGTGAGGCCGCGGCCGGCGAGGAGTACACGGACGTCCGCGAGGCGCGCGACGAACTGCACGCCAAGCTTGGCGAGGCGATTGGCGCGCTGGAGGCGATTCGATTGAAGCTGCTGCGGCTGCACGCCGGGTCGCTGTCAGTCCAGCACCTCACCACGCACCTGGGAATCGCCGAAGACGTCTCGGAGCAGGTGGAGCGGCTGATTGCCGCGCACCGTGAGGTGGATCGGGCGCTGGCGTTTCCGCGGATGCCGACGCCGACGCCGGTCTGA
- a CDS encoding ABC transporter permease, with product MLGLPEWLSPTAVVAKLRALYRGLRQRESLESEMEAEFAHHIAARTADLEAEGLSPAEAAARARSEFGHANTHRADAREAMGLSSIAEIRFSWLDLKMAVRLLRKYPMLNLAAVFALAVGIPVGVAPSHVARALSAPLPGDTDNRIRAVRLWDPLSSSVAPSWEEQFEHWSTSLRSFSTMAAFQATVVNVGPVDGRATPFAGARVSPIVFQMLGARTMHGRLFDSGDFAPDAPDVVVIGDDVWASQFGRDPGILGRSIRVGAAVHQVVGVMPAGFAFPSSQSLWLPLRGAGAGDLRSRLQIIGRLAEGVTAERAQLELDALGPAPQRVAEDLDETRTRERLRAEVVPFGLLYLGLPAGGLKALPEYRFVQLIMVTLLLVACGNVAMLVFARTATRLRELAIRTALGASRVRIVSQVFVETLVLAVAGAGVGLLAVQWTLSHVNLAAIAGENALPYWLSLDLTRTTVLSALAFAVVSATLAGVLPAITITGRAIAAHIGGVARLRFGKLIGGLIVADIAVSIAAVGMAFAVSGHALDLRGADLASGVPASEYLAVELRLPPEGARTQRAFIAALAAEPGVRAVTSGDALPRMEHASRPFELDARDADADGRRRWTRVARVDVDYFTALESPVLRGRGFATMDADGSSRVAIVNTAFVDRELGGGDALGRRVRFPLRAGLGDADWYDIIGVVGHLGVNVLSPDHGAAVYLPADVGTTNPLQVAIHAAVPPLGLVPRVREIAASTDPDLIVGRVAVLSDLRQGDWYLVMGVALGLVLLAAVLVALATSGLYAMLSLAVTERTREIGIRAALGATRRSLLLTILRRPLTQMGIGALIGLPLAARFVFELNASDGNGSVLRSLALALGLAGTLVALVAVVSCLTPMRRILAIEASEAMRADG from the coding sequence ATGCTCGGCCTTCCGGAGTGGCTGTCGCCGACCGCTGTCGTGGCGAAGCTTCGCGCGCTCTACCGCGGGCTTCGTCAGCGCGAGAGCCTTGAGTCGGAGATGGAAGCTGAGTTCGCGCACCACATCGCGGCGCGCACGGCGGACCTTGAGGCAGAGGGCCTGAGTCCCGCCGAGGCAGCGGCCCGTGCGCGTAGCGAGTTCGGCCACGCCAATACGCATCGCGCCGACGCGCGCGAGGCGATGGGACTGTCGTCCATCGCCGAGATCCGCTTCTCGTGGTTGGACCTCAAGATGGCGGTTCGCCTGCTGCGCAAGTATCCGATGCTCAATCTGGCGGCGGTGTTCGCGCTGGCGGTGGGCATCCCGGTCGGCGTGGCGCCCTCGCACGTGGCCCGCGCACTCAGCGCGCCGCTGCCGGGCGATACGGACAATCGCATTCGCGCCGTGCGGCTCTGGGATCCCTTGTCCTCGAGCGTTGCGCCGAGTTGGGAGGAGCAGTTCGAGCACTGGTCCACCTCGTTGCGGTCTTTCTCGACGATGGCGGCCTTCCAGGCGACTGTCGTCAACGTCGGGCCGGTCGATGGACGCGCCACCCCCTTCGCGGGCGCACGCGTGAGCCCCATCGTGTTCCAGATGCTCGGGGCGCGCACGATGCACGGCCGCCTGTTCGACAGCGGCGACTTCGCGCCCGACGCGCCCGACGTCGTCGTGATCGGTGATGACGTCTGGGCTTCCCAGTTTGGCCGCGACCCGGGAATCCTTGGTCGCAGCATCCGCGTGGGTGCCGCGGTGCATCAAGTGGTGGGCGTCATGCCGGCTGGCTTTGCGTTCCCGTCATCGCAGTCACTGTGGCTTCCCTTGCGTGGGGCCGGAGCCGGTGACCTCCGCAGTCGCCTGCAGATCATCGGCCGCCTCGCTGAGGGCGTTACCGCGGAGCGCGCTCAGCTGGAACTCGACGCCCTCGGGCCCGCGCCGCAGCGTGTCGCCGAGGACCTGGACGAGACGCGCACACGGGAACGCCTGCGAGCAGAGGTCGTGCCCTTTGGCCTGCTCTACCTCGGACTCCCGGCCGGCGGCCTCAAGGCCCTGCCCGAGTATCGCTTCGTGCAGCTCATCATGGTGACGCTGCTGCTTGTGGCCTGCGGCAACGTGGCGATGCTCGTCTTCGCGCGCACGGCGACGCGGCTCCGGGAGTTGGCGATTCGCACGGCACTCGGGGCCAGCCGCGTGCGCATCGTGTCCCAGGTCTTTGTTGAAACGCTGGTGCTCGCCGTGGCGGGCGCGGGCGTCGGATTGCTCGCCGTGCAGTGGACGCTCAGTCACGTGAACCTCGCGGCGATCGCGGGGGAGAACGCCCTGCCCTATTGGCTGTCGCTCGACCTCACGCGCACGACCGTGCTGAGCGCGCTCGCCTTCGCGGTCGTCAGCGCGACGCTGGCAGGCGTACTGCCGGCCATCACGATCACTGGCCGCGCGATTGCGGCGCACATCGGCGGCGTGGCGCGTCTGCGCTTTGGCAAGCTGATCGGCGGCCTCATCGTCGCGGACATCGCCGTGTCCATCGCCGCCGTTGGGATGGCCTTTGCCGTGTCCGGCCACGCGCTGGATCTGCGCGGTGCGGATCTGGCCAGCGGAGTCCCTGCCAGTGAGTACCTCGCGGTGGAGCTGCGATTGCCGCCGGAGGGCGCGCGCACGCAGCGCGCCTTCATCGCGGCGCTGGCGGCCGAGCCCGGCGTGCGCGCCGTGACCAGCGGCGACGCGCTGCCGCGGATGGAGCACGCCTCGCGCCCGTTCGAACTCGACGCCCGCGATGCCGACGCCGACGGTCGCCGCCGCTGGACACGCGTCGCGCGCGTGGACGTCGACTACTTCACGGCGCTCGAGAGTCCGGTCCTTCGAGGGCGCGGCTTTGCCACCATGGACGCCGATGGCAGCTCACGAGTGGCCATCGTCAATACGGCATTCGTGGACCGTGAGCTCGGCGGCGGCGACGCGCTCGGACGTCGCGTGCGCTTCCCACTGCGCGCCGGGCTGGGGGATGCCGATTGGTACGACATCATCGGCGTGGTCGGACACCTTGGCGTGAACGTGCTCAGTCCCGACCACGGGGCGGCGGTCTACCTGCCGGCGGACGTAGGGACCACCAATCCCCTGCAGGTCGCCATCCACGCGGCCGTGCCGCCGCTCGGTCTCGTGCCGCGCGTGCGTGAGATCGCGGCGAGCACGGACCCCGACCTCATCGTGGGACGAGTCGCTGTACTCAGCGACCTGCGCCAGGGCGACTGGTACCTCGTGATGGGAGTCGCGCTCGGTCTTGTGCTGCTCGCGGCCGTGCTCGTTGCATTGGCTACGTCAGGGCTCTACGCCATGCTCTCGCTGGCCGTCACCGAGCGCACGCGAGAGATCGGCATCCGCGCCGCGCTCGGCGCCACGCGACGGAGCCTGCTCCTGACGATCCTGCGGCGTCCGCTCACGCAGATGGGGATCGGGGCGCTCATCGGCCTGCCCTTGGCCGCGCGGTTCGTCTTCGAACTCAACGCGAGCGATGGCAACGGGTCCGTGCTGCGCTCGTTGGCGCTGGCGCTGGGGCTGGCTGGGACGCTGGTTGCGCTGGTGGCCGTGGTGTCCTGTTTGACGCCGATGCGCCGGATCCTAGCGATCGAGGCAAGCGAGGCGATGCGGGCGGACGGCTAG
- a CDS encoding YdeI/OmpD-associated family protein — protein MPPVVPNPKNIRGFRSEAAFELWLSRNHNRVTELWLRIYKKATGKPTVTYQEALDVALCWGWIDGLRKGHDEESFVQRFTPRKAKSIWSQVNQGHVARLRAAKRMTEHGERHVAAAEADGRWAAAYAPIRAASHATVPADLRAAIGKNARARAKFGTLRKGNLFALTFRVNNMKTDAGRKKKIADLVAMLARGETILPGPALAKKAAAKKK, from the coding sequence GTGCCGCCAGTCGTCCCCAACCCCAAGAACATCCGCGGCTTCCGGTCGGAGGCGGCGTTTGAGTTGTGGCTCTCGAGGAACCACAACCGCGTGACCGAGCTCTGGCTGAGGATCTACAAGAAGGCCACGGGCAAGCCGACGGTGACGTACCAGGAGGCGCTAGACGTCGCCTTGTGCTGGGGCTGGATCGACGGGCTCCGCAAAGGGCACGATGAGGAATCGTTCGTGCAGCGCTTCACGCCGCGGAAGGCGAAGAGCATCTGGAGTCAGGTGAATCAGGGGCACGTGGCTCGACTGCGTGCGGCGAAGCGCATGACGGAGCACGGGGAGCGGCACGTGGCGGCGGCGGAAGCCGATGGGCGCTGGGCGGCGGCTTATGCGCCGATCCGCGCGGCGTCGCACGCAACAGTGCCGGCGGACCTGCGTGCGGCGATTGGGAAGAATGCGCGAGCTCGCGCCAAGTTCGGCACGCTGCGGAAAGGCAATCTTTTTGCGCTGACGTTCCGCGTGAACAACATGAAGACGGACGCGGGGCGGAAGAAGAAGATCGCCGACTTGGTGGCGATGCTGGCGCGGGGTGAGACAATCCTGCCCGGGCCGGCGCTGGCGAAGAAGGCGGCGGCGAAGAAGAAGTGA